In a single window of the Candidatus Eisenbacteria bacterium genome:
- a CDS encoding DUF2807 domain-containing protein — protein sequence MRKALFIGTAAAFLFCTAGWGPFGHEKIRGEGPLVDREFDAAGAREVTLAAVGTLVIEQGDREGLRVRAQENIFEYLEIENEDGHLSIGRKDRVNLDPGKPIRYELTVKNLDRIQLSASGDVLLGDIETGDFRIEIHGSGDLEGEDLRAKDVRIETHGSGDIALGDLRVENLSARISGSGDIRVARTETRELRVRIDGSGDVKIGGGETIEQTVSIHGSGDYSASGMKSDRADVSIHGSGDASIQADTAIEAEIHGSGNLHCRGKGKVRSNVHGSGNVIFH from the coding sequence ATGCGAAAAGCTCTTTTCATCGGTACGGCGGCGGCGTTCCTGTTCTGCACCGCCGGTTGGGGACCCTTCGGACACGAGAAGATCCGAGGCGAGGGGCCGTTGGTGGATCGGGAGTTCGACGCCGCCGGCGCCCGGGAAGTGACGCTCGCCGCCGTCGGAACCCTCGTCATCGAACAGGGGGACCGGGAAGGACTGCGCGTGCGGGCCCAGGAAAACATTTTCGAGTACCTGGAGATCGAGAACGAAGACGGCCACCTGAGCATCGGACGGAAGGACCGGGTGAACCTCGACCCCGGCAAGCCGATCCGATACGAACTCACCGTGAAAAACCTGGATCGGATTCAACTGTCCGCCTCGGGCGACGTATTGCTCGGCGACATAGAGACGGGAGACTTCCGGATCGAGATCCACGGCTCCGGCGATCTCGAGGGGGAGGATCTGCGCGCCAAGGACGTGCGGATCGAAACGCACGGCTCGGGGGACATCGCCCTCGGCGATCTCCGTGTAGAGAACCTCAGCGCGCGGATTTCCGGATCCGGCGACATCCGGGTCGCCCGAACGGAAACGCGGGAACTGCGGGTCCGGATCGACGGCTCGGGAGACGTCAAGATCGGCGGAGGCGAAACGATCGAGCAGACCGTTTCGATCCACGGCTCCGGGGACTACTCCGCCTCGGGCATGAAGAGCGACCGGGCGGACGTGTCGATCCACGGCTCCGGGGACGCCTCGATCCAGGCCGACACGGCGATCGAGGCGGAGATTCACGGATCGGGAAATCTGCACTGCCGGGGGAAGGGGAAGGTGCGGAGCAACGTCCACGGTTCGGGTAACGTGATCTTCCACTAA
- a CDS encoding glycosyltransferase family 2 protein, translating to MPVLSVIVPVFNEERTLREIIRRIQEVDLEKEIVLVDDCSTDGTREILKELEGGNVRVLLHEKNQGKGAAIRTAIPHITGDIAVIQDADLEYNPGEYPRLVRPIVDGRADVVYGSRFKGEEVRVHLYWHYLGNKTLTTISNMFTNLNLTDMETCYKVFKSDILKSLPLKANRFGIEPEITAKIARRKYRVYEIPISYDGRDYAEGKKIGWKDGVAAFYYIVRFWLGD from the coding sequence ATGCCCGTGCTTTCCGTCATCGTCCCGGTTTTCAACGAAGAGAGGACGCTCCGGGAGATCATCCGCCGGATCCAGGAAGTGGATCTGGAGAAGGAGATCGTCCTGGTCGACGATTGCAGCACCGACGGGACTCGGGAGATTCTGAAGGAACTCGAGGGAGGAAACGTACGCGTCCTTCTTCACGAGAAGAATCAGGGAAAAGGGGCCGCCATCCGAACCGCCATCCCCCACATCACGGGCGACATCGCCGTCATCCAGGACGCGGACCTCGAGTACAACCCGGGCGAGTATCCCCGGCTGGTCCGGCCGATCGTCGACGGCCGGGCGGACGTGGTGTACGGCAGCCGCTTCAAGGGGGAAGAGGTCCGGGTCCATCTGTACTGGCACTACCTCGGGAACAAGACCCTCACGACGATCTCCAACATGTTCACCAACCTGAATCTCACCGACATGGAGACCTGCTACAAGGTCTTCAAGTCGGACATTCTGAAATCGCTTCCTTTGAAGGCGAACCGGTTCGGCATCGAGCCGGAGATCACCGCCAAGATCGCCCGGCGCAAGTACCGCGTCTACGAGATCCCCATCTCCTACGACGGCCGTGATTACGCCGAGGGGAAAAAGATCGGCTGGAAGGACGGGGTGGCCGCCTTTTACTACATCGTCCGATTCTGGCTCGGCGACTGA
- a CDS encoding 2,3-bisphosphoglycerate-independent phosphoglycerate mutase → MNVHDLLPSLAQEKGEKIVFVVFDGLGGLPDRVSGKTELEAASKPNLDRLAKKGQLGLIDPVGPGITPGSGPGHLGIFGYDPLEYQVGRGVLESFGIGFELNEIDLAARINFCTLDGEGRITDRRAGRIPTEECERLTALLEGIEIPGVEVFVRPVKEHRAAVIFRGDGLEDGLTDSDPQATGVEPDPVRALKPEAERSAEIANRWIAEARERLRGEERANGLMLRGISRYRPFPSFRERYGLRAVALALYPMYRGLARLVGMDVLDVKGSNASSFEAVTAHYNEYDFFFVHIKDTDKAGEDGDGEAKRKAIEKTDRLFARLDDLPDKVVIVTGDHSTPSQLKSHSWHPVPFLIQGRTVRPDDRARFGESDCSGGSLGRFPAIHILPLALAHAGRLKKFGA, encoded by the coding sequence ATGAACGTACACGATCTATTGCCTTCGCTCGCCCAAGAGAAGGGGGAGAAAATCGTCTTCGTCGTGTTCGACGGCCTCGGCGGCCTCCCGGACCGGGTGAGCGGCAAGACCGAACTGGAAGCGGCGAGCAAACCCAATCTGGACCGTCTCGCCAAGAAGGGGCAGCTCGGCCTGATCGATCCGGTCGGCCCGGGGATCACGCCCGGCAGCGGACCGGGCCACCTGGGAATCTTCGGTTACGACCCGCTCGAGTATCAGGTGGGGCGGGGGGTGCTGGAGTCCTTCGGCATCGGTTTCGAGCTGAACGAGATCGACCTGGCGGCTCGGATCAATTTCTGCACGCTCGACGGCGAGGGGCGGATCACCGACCGGCGGGCGGGGAGAATCCCCACCGAGGAGTGCGAACGTCTCACGGCGCTTCTCGAGGGGATCGAGATCCCCGGCGTGGAGGTGTTCGTCCGACCCGTGAAGGAGCACCGGGCGGCGGTGATCTTCCGCGGGGACGGGTTGGAGGACGGGCTCACCGACTCGGATCCGCAGGCGACGGGGGTGGAACCCGATCCCGTGCGGGCGCTGAAGCCCGAAGCGGAGCGCTCGGCGGAGATCGCCAACCGTTGGATCGCGGAAGCCCGGGAGAGGCTCCGCGGCGAGGAGCGGGCGAACGGCCTCATGCTCCGCGGCATCTCCCGCTATCGTCCCTTCCCTTCCTTCCGGGAGCGTTACGGCCTTCGGGCGGTGGCGCTGGCGCTCTACCCGATGTACCGCGGGCTGGCCCGCCTGGTCGGGATGGACGTTTTGGATGTAAAGGGATCAAACGCGTCCAGCTTCGAGGCGGTCACGGCGCACTATAACGAATACGATTTCTTTTTCGTTCACATCAAGGATACGGACAAGGCGGGCGAGGACGGCGACGGGGAAGCGAAGCGGAAGGCGATCGAGAAGACGGACCGGTTGTTCGCCCGTCTCGACGACCTGCCCGACAAAGTGGTCATCGTCACGGGGGACCACTCCACGCCGTCGCAGCTGAAGTCGCACAGCTGGCATCCGGTCCCTTTCCTGATTCAGGGAAGGACGGTCCGCCCGGACGATCGTGCCCGGTTCGGCGAGAGCGACTGCTCCGGCGGGTCCCTCGGTCGTTTCCCGGCGATTCACATTCTCCCACTCGCCCTGGCCCATGCCGGGCGGCTCAAGAAATTCGGTGCCTGA
- a CDS encoding M23 family metallopeptidase, which produces MTKPLWMKLFPLFLLAALACASSEREEAASEIFVAGEETAVAEESLTVEAGSLRRGETPMGWALRAGLDRNEAADALAALAPYLPPSRYRTDDRIEAQRDLAGSLVRFAVTRRHRERFVAEREGEGWSARLDAPPLRKEIVRFEGEIDGSLWESLRSEGAPADLVVRFADIFSWTFDFLTDCRAGDRYSFLVEAYFEGDELNRYGDLLVARYEGDRGSVSGVIYEPEGERASYYAPDGTSLRKIFLRSPLNYRRISSGFSRSRYHPILKYYRPHLGIDYAAASGTPVVSVGDGTVIFSGRKGGFGNYVEVRHSHSYTTCYGHLSRFGKGVRNGARVTQGQVIGYVGSTGLATGPHLDFRMRRGTTYINPLSVNLPSADPVPAERLKDFYFVSRVHFAALDFFPSGSTEGRRDFFTLAYRAGPSAGLIPGAGGSQDHPIP; this is translated from the coding sequence ATGACGAAACCGCTTTGGATGAAGCTCTTCCCGCTTTTCCTGCTGGCGGCGCTCGCCTGCGCCTCTTCGGAAAGGGAGGAGGCGGCGTCGGAGATTTTCGTCGCCGGGGAAGAAACCGCCGTGGCGGAGGAATCGCTGACCGTCGAGGCGGGGAGTCTTCGCAGGGGGGAAACGCCGATGGGTTGGGCGCTCCGGGCCGGCCTCGATCGGAACGAGGCGGCGGACGCGCTTGCCGCCCTCGCCCCGTATCTCCCCCCGTCCCGCTACCGAACCGACGACAGGATCGAGGCCCAGCGCGACCTCGCGGGGAGCCTGGTCCGCTTCGCCGTCACCCGCCGCCACCGGGAGCGCTTCGTCGCGGAGCGCGAGGGAGAGGGATGGAGCGCGCGGCTCGACGCGCCGCCTCTCCGCAAGGAGATCGTCCGCTTCGAGGGGGAGATCGACGGCTCCCTCTGGGAATCGCTCCGGTCCGAGGGGGCGCCGGCGGATCTTGTGGTTCGTTTCGCCGATATTTTTTCCTGGACCTTCGATTTCCTGACCGATTGCCGGGCCGGCGACCGGTACTCTTTTCTCGTCGAGGCGTACTTCGAGGGGGACGAGCTGAACCGTTACGGCGATCTTCTCGTCGCCCGGTACGAGGGGGACCGTGGGAGCGTCTCCGGCGTGATCTACGAGCCGGAGGGGGAGCGCGCGAGCTACTACGCGCCGGACGGAACGTCGCTCCGCAAGATCTTTCTGCGATCCCCGCTCAATTACCGCCGGATCAGCTCGGGGTTCAGCCGAAGCCGTTACCACCCGATCCTGAAGTACTACCGTCCCCACCTGGGAATCGATTACGCAGCCGCCTCCGGGACGCCGGTGGTGAGCGTCGGCGACGGCACGGTGATTTTCTCCGGCCGCAAGGGGGGCTTCGGCAACTACGTGGAGGTGCGGCACAGCCATTCCTACACCACCTGCTACGGCCATCTCTCCCGGTTCGGCAAGGGGGTCCGGAACGGAGCGAGGGTGACGCAGGGGCAGGTGATCGGTTATGTGGGCTCCACCGGCCTCGCCACCGGACCCCATCTGGACTTCCGTATGCGTCGCGGGACGACCTACATCAATCCCCTGTCGGTGAATCTCCCCTCCGCCGATCCGGTTCCCGCCGAACGCCTCAAGGATTTCTACTTCGTCTCCCGCGTTCACTTCGCCGCCCTCGATTTCTTCCCCAGCGGATCCACCGAGGGGAGGAGGGACTTCTTCACCCTCGCCTATCGGGCCGGTCCTTCGGCGGGGCTCATCCCCGGCGCGGGCGGCTCGCAGGATCATCCGATCCCTTGA
- a CDS encoding sigma-70 family RNA polymerase sigma factor: MEPKTERTDEELVRRCLAGDRDSFAFLVDRHKDRVFWLVRRTAGNEEAEDLTQETFLRAYRALPRFRGESLFGTWLYTIARNIALSHLRKRSGRGEAISFEEEGEEKIHLLAEGTIRPEEAFEEKDLADRVRALVERLPEPYRTVITLYHLHQLRYEEIAAVMDLPLGTVKTNLHRARKRLRDLVLLETGLRSAAEGKGGIE, encoded by the coding sequence ATGGAACCGAAGACGGAGCGGACCGACGAAGAGTTGGTGAGGCGCTGTCTCGCCGGGGACCGGGACAGTTTCGCCTTTTTGGTGGACCGTCACAAGGATCGCGTCTTCTGGTTGGTCCGCCGAACCGCCGGGAATGAGGAGGCGGAAGATCTGACGCAGGAGACCTTTCTTCGCGCGTATCGGGCTCTTCCCCGGTTCCGCGGCGAAAGCCTCTTCGGGACCTGGCTCTACACGATCGCCCGGAACATCGCCCTCTCCCACTTAAGGAAGCGATCGGGGAGGGGGGAAGCGATCAGCTTCGAGGAGGAAGGGGAGGAGAAGATCCACCTGCTGGCGGAAGGGACGATCCGGCCGGAAGAGGCGTTCGAGGAGAAGGATCTGGCGGATCGGGTGAGGGCGCTGGTGGAACGGTTGCCGGAACCGTACCGCACCGTGATCACCCTCTATCATCTCCATCAGCTGCGCTATGAGGAGATCGCCGCCGTCATGGATCTGCCCCTCGGCACGGTGAAGACGAACCTGCACCGGGCGAGAAAGCGCCTCCGGGACCTGGTTCTGCTGGAGACCGGTCTCCGGAGCGCCGCGGAAGGAAAAGGGGGAATCGAGTGA
- a CDS encoding S9 family peptidase, with amino-acid sequence MTRLGFLLLFPLLGAFFVLGCGAGSSGDVDLIPREVLFGNPEKAGPQVSPDGTKMAYVAPVDGVLNVWVGSIAEGDYKPVTRDTDRGIRGYFFAKDNKHLLYVQDKGGDENWRLYAVNLETGDIRDLTPFEGVQAQIVDLHKDYPDEILIGLNMEDPRLHDVYHLTISTGELNLVAKNPGNIIGWQTDADFTVRGALAANMEGGFDLLVRESLDDEWEKILTWSSEDNMNSEPVAFSKDGGSMYLLDSRNANAARLVLMDLATKEFEVIAEDPVYDVGGVMLHPDEYTVQAYAIDRDRTEWTVVDDAIREDWAIIERLHPGDHGRPRRNTDDDVWVVGFTADDGPVKYYMLDRKTKQTKFLFDHKPDLNDYTLAKMEPIEFTSRDGLTIHGYATFPPGKGRRNLPMVLNVHGGPWHRDGWGYNPEAQWIANRGYLCLQVNFRGSTGYGKEFLNAGDKEWGGKMHDDLVDAVNWAVEQGYADPEKVAIYGGSYGGYAALVGATFTPELFCCAVDIVGPSNLITFINTIPPYWSTFLEVMYKRVGNPETDKEFLESRSPLFKVNQIQIPMLIAQGANDPRVNQAESEQIVAALKDKGIEYEYMLFPDEGHGFAKPENRLKFYAAAEAFLAKHLGGRFEPAAEAPAETPEGAAPAGS; translated from the coding sequence ATGACTCGTCTCGGATTTCTCCTCTTGTTCCCCCTGCTCGGTGCGTTTTTCGTGCTCGGGTGCGGAGCCGGCTCTTCCGGTGACGTGGACCTGATTCCGCGCGAGGTTCTTTTCGGCAACCCGGAGAAGGCGGGTCCGCAGGTTTCTCCGGACGGGACGAAGATGGCCTACGTCGCGCCGGTGGACGGCGTGCTGAACGTGTGGGTCGGCTCCATCGCCGAAGGAGACTACAAACCGGTCACGCGCGACACGGACCGCGGGATCCGGGGATACTTCTTCGCCAAGGACAACAAGCATCTCCTTTACGTGCAGGACAAGGGCGGCGACGAGAATTGGCGCCTCTACGCGGTGAACCTCGAGACCGGCGACATCCGCGACCTGACCCCCTTCGAGGGAGTGCAGGCGCAGATCGTCGATCTGCACAAAGACTATCCGGACGAGATCCTGATCGGTCTCAACATGGAGGACCCCCGTCTGCACGACGTCTATCATCTGACCATCAGCACCGGCGAACTGAACCTGGTGGCGAAGAACCCCGGGAACATCATCGGATGGCAGACCGACGCCGACTTCACCGTGCGGGGCGCTCTCGCCGCGAACATGGAGGGCGGCTTCGATCTGCTCGTGCGCGAGAGCCTCGACGATGAATGGGAAAAGATCCTGACCTGGAGCAGCGAGGACAACATGAACAGCGAGCCGGTCGCCTTCTCCAAGGACGGCGGCTCCATGTACCTCCTCGATTCGCGCAACGCCAACGCGGCCCGTCTCGTTCTGATGGACCTCGCCACCAAGGAATTCGAGGTCATCGCCGAGGACCCGGTTTACGACGTGGGCGGCGTGATGCTCCACCCGGACGAGTACACCGTGCAGGCCTACGCCATCGACCGCGACCGGACCGAGTGGACCGTCGTGGACGACGCCATCCGCGAGGACTGGGCGATCATCGAGCGGCTCCATCCCGGCGACCACGGCCGTCCCCGCCGGAACACGGACGACGACGTCTGGGTGGTCGGTTTCACCGCCGACGACGGCCCGGTCAAGTACTACATGCTCGACCGGAAGACCAAGCAGACCAAGTTCCTCTTCGATCACAAGCCGGACCTGAACGATTACACCCTCGCCAAGATGGAGCCGATCGAGTTCACCTCGCGCGACGGTCTCACCATCCACGGATACGCCACCTTCCCGCCCGGGAAAGGCCGCCGGAACCTGCCGATGGTGCTGAACGTGCACGGCGGGCCTTGGCACCGGGACGGCTGGGGTTACAACCCGGAGGCGCAGTGGATCGCCAACCGCGGCTACCTCTGTTTGCAGGTCAACTTCCGCGGCTCCACCGGCTACGGCAAGGAGTTCCTCAACGCCGGCGACAAGGAGTGGGGCGGCAAGATGCACGACGACCTCGTGGACGCCGTGAACTGGGCGGTGGAGCAGGGCTACGCCGACCCGGAGAAGGTGGCCATCTACGGCGGTTCGTACGGCGGTTACGCCGCGCTGGTGGGCGCCACCTTCACGCCGGAGCTCTTCTGCTGCGCCGTCGACATCGTCGGTCCTTCCAACCTGATCACCTTCATCAACACCATCCCGCCTTACTGGTCCACCTTCCTGGAGGTGATGTACAAGCGCGTCGGCAACCCGGAAACGGACAAGGAATTCCTGGAGTCCCGGTCGCCGCTCTTCAAGGTGAATCAGATCCAGATCCCGATGCTGATCGCCCAGGGCGCCAACGACCCGCGGGTCAACCAGGCCGAGTCGGAGCAGATCGTGGCGGCGCTGAAGGATAAAGGGATCGAATACGAGTACATGCTCTTCCCGGACGAGGGGCACGGCTTCGCCAAGCCGGAGAACCGGCTCAAGTTCTACGCCGCGGCGGAAGCGTTCCTCGCGAAGCATCTGGGCGGGCGGTTCGAGCCCGCGGCGGAAGCGCCGGCGGAAACCCCCGAGGGTGCGGCGCCGGCCGGATCATAA